The sequence CTTCTAAAGAACTAAAGAATGAAAAAATTCTTTGTGAAAAATTGTTCTTTCTGATTCTTTTTGGAACTTTAATTTTTAAGATTGAAGGATGCTGATAACATAAGCGTTAAAAAATCTGTagaaaaatgaaagaaagaaagaaagaaatagtgCTGTGTGAGTGTTATTTTAAGAACCTGTGTTTTCTGTGCTGTTGAATCATTGTCTTTTTCTGGAGGTGTGCGGTAATTCTCTGCATGCTGAGCTTTCACAGAGGGCTTTGAGAGCTCTAGTATGTCAGATGGAGGAGACAATGGCGACACTGGCCTTTTGGAATAAAAGTAATCATCCTGACATCTGCATACACGGCAATAAAAAGGACGTCATCAAAAAAGCATGAGCCATACAATAAACATCAGATTACGCTAACATGTCCCAGTTGGCAAGAATAACAGCAATGAATTGACCTTTTCCATGTTTGTATTTTGTTACAGGGGTTTTCCATGATGTCCTTCAAAACGTAATTGCTTGTTGATATTCCATTATACTATCAATATGCAATAGCATATACAGTATGTTCTAAATTTCTGAATCAACAAAAcaacactggaaaaaaaaaaaaacacattcagcTCTTTTTTCATTCAATTTTACCTAAACTGTAGCTGCAAAGACAAAGCACTGATGCATAAAAGGTTCAAATAAAGTTATTAGGTCTAAATATACCCGTTTTGTTTGTTGTCAGCACAGGTTTCCTCAGTCTCATTATGGACTGACGGTGGGAGTTTATCTGCACGAGAGTGATTTCTCTTATTTTCTCTTTGAGCATCTCCATTCTCAGCCTACGGCATatggcaaaacaaacaaaaacttacATCTATGCAAGAAGACACCTCTCATATTCAACAGAACAGGAATTTAAAGATTGCTGAATTGTTTGCATGAATTGAAtgtaaagatgttttttttccttcctcACTTTTCTTTTACTTCTGCCATCTCCAGGCAGTTGGTCAGAGTGGTGCAGTTGCTTCATCAATGTCTTTTCTTTTGCCTTTCCcgatgacaaagatgaagacgaGGACTGTCCCTTGGTAATCTCATCTGCACTAGGTACTCTACCCAGAAGTGAGAGGTCTATCCTCACAACAAGTTTTTTCAGACCTCGATGTGCGACGGTGGGGGACTTCTCAGATCGACCGAAAGGAACCAGTGTATAGAGTTTGTGCCTGCCCCGAACTTGTTTGTCTGTTTCAGGGGTGCTTAAGTTTGAGCCGTGGGGAAGAGCACCAGTGCCGGAACCCTGTTTGTCGTGCCTCCTCTTTGGAACTGTTTTTTGGTTTGATGTTGAATCTGCAGGGACTTTGGCAACGTTCCGGGGTGGACTGGACTCAGAGTCTGATTCAGAGGAAGATGAGGAGGACGATGAGGAGGATGAGGATGAGGAAGACGATGGACGAGTGGGCTTGACGACAGGAGTAGGTGAAGGTGGAGAAAGTGGAGGAGAAGGGCTAGAGTCTATCACATGAGGATGTGAGGAAATGTCATCGTTGCTCCACCTTTTCTTTTTCCTCCTCTGCTCCTCAAGGTTGAGTCCGTTGCATTCCTGTTGAGTGTGATGCTGGCTGTTGGTGTGAGGTCTTTGCTTGGGCTGTACCGCCTTCCATTCAGTTTCCTGCTCCCTTCTCCTTCTTCGCTTCCTCTCTCTTTCCCCTTCCTCAGTTCTCCTATCGTCCTCGTCTTCCTCTTCCTCAGAACTCCGAACCCAGCGGCGCCTTATTACCTGCTCTTCCGCCAGTATTCTTTGTCTCTGCTCCTTGCCAGTCGGCACCAGGGTCTCTCCCTGGGCCTTACTTCGGCTGTCCACCTCCTGCTCTCTTTCTCTGGGCTTTGGCTCTTTTAGGGAGTGCCCGGTTCTGGGAACCGGGTTGTCCCCTAGTTTGACCCTGCGCTTTGGGctggaatgtggttgggaagtCTGTTTAGAGCTGGATTGCTTGGTGTCTGGGAAAGATTTACTCTTAGAGCTGCTGTGACTATATCGACTGTTGACTTCGCTTTGGGATGAGTCCCTGGACTTTGACGAAGGACCACGGTCTGAGCTCTTTAGAGTATTTAAATGAGATGAATGCCCCGATTTGGGGGTTGAACTGTGCTTTGATGCTCCTGTAGGTTCATTGCTTCTGTGATTATGTTCAATACTATGGTCAGTTGTAGATGAGTGCCTGGCTTGTGGTTTTGGGCTAACACGTGGCCTTTGCTTCAACGAATGCTTTGTAATTGGGTTCGAAGGCGAGTTAAACCTTTGCTTGCTTGTGGATTCAGAGTTTTTGGATTCAGGCTTGTGTGTGAGATCTTTGTGTAACTTTTCTGTTGAGCTGTGTTTGGAATGATGGGGTTGTTGAGGAGGACAAGGTCTGGAGTCTTTGGCTCGAGAGTCTCTGGATCTAGAGTCTTTGGGTCTAAATTCCTTTCTCTGGTCGGAGCTATGGTCTGGAGGCACCCATGGCCTGACTTTGGGACGATGTGCTGGATTGGAGGCAACTGTTGGATGTGAAATATGTCTGGGAATTTCCCGTTGAGGTGACTGTACCTGAAGATATGTACCTTGGATAGGTACTAGGGTGGATGAGAGATTTGGACTTGGGCTTCTGGGAGGGTGCTGAAATAAAGGGCTTGGACTTCGACTCCCTCGGAGACTGTCTCCTGGACTTGGGCACACACTTGGCACTGGGCTTGGCACAAGGCTATTTCCTGGACTGGGGCATGGACTGTATTCTGGGCTGGGACGAGGACTGTTTCTGGGGCTATAGTCAAATTTTGGACTTGGAACCGGACTATCACAAGGACTATAATCCCGTCTTGACTCAGAGTCTCTGCCCCAGTATCTTCCAGGTGATGGTCCTCGGCCACAGTCAGATTTTGCACTTCGTCGCTGTCCTCCTGGGTCGTGGTCAGTCGACTGATGCTTTTTAGGGACTTTCTCAAGCCACCTGTCCAGTTGCCACTGTGTGGATGGAGGACTCTCCGTCTGGACAGAGATAGGACATGAGTTCAAGACACagaacataataataaaactggtaaaaatattttgtattgtaGATATTACTCTAAATATGAATTTGATAAtataatgtgacaaaataaATACAGCATGACCTACAAAAAAATGCTTGACAAGATTATGATTATCAGTGAATCCACTGTTTACTACAGTCAATCTTGGCAATTATAATCTAAGGGATCTTCCAAAACCTCTAGCTAATGAACATCTCCATTGTTGATTATACTGGTGTAAAGTAAACGCAGTATGTGTGCAGAAGATTGCATAAACCCATATTTCTATTTACTCAACAATGTGATTGTCAGAAAGCATGTTGGagagaatataaataaatggcAATTAGAAATTATTAGAATAAATGAATAAGATACATGAGTATTTATGTAAACAAGCCGGTTTGTCAGTGGgagagagaggaaaagaaaaacagGGGGTGAGAgggtgagtgagagagagagagagagagagagagagagaaagagagagagggcagAAACACTGGAGATTCCTTAAACCCTAACAAACTCTTTCTTTCAATTTCAACCCTTTTCACCATAACAATGCTTCTTCAGTTCACTGTTTCAAATTATTACAATCCAGAAAGCTGAAGCAAAAAAAGATGCTTTAAAAACTAAATACTGTATGACAACAGCATCACACTTCTTAGAGTAATGAAGTGAGCTATACCAACTATTGACTTTACAAAACATTTGAATTAATGccacaaaacaaagcaaatacTCACTCGATAGCACACTTGAGCTCCAGGGCAGACTGTGCTTTCCCTGCTTGCCTCCAGTAGCTGACCAGAGttaatttaaacttttactCCTCCACTCAAACATTCCcccttcccctctctctctctttccagcAAAGACACTGCATCTCTTGTGCCCTTTTCCCACTGCCCCTCCCCTCAACCCCCCTCTACCTGGAACCGTGTGGCGTTTCCAAGCCGTCCTCCTCAGAGACACTACATGACTACACGTAGATGAAAAACACATGGTGTTCCCTCCTCCCTTCTCCACAGGTTCCAAATAGATGGCATGTTCAGTAATAGAACCAGCTGTGTCACACAGACAACTTCATTCATATGGTGGTGTAGCCCTATGCTACTGGAGCCTTTAATCCCTCTTTCTGACGAACAAAATTAAGACCCGCTAGAGCCAACgtcatataaaaacaatattacagAGTCAAATTTTTCGAACGTAGCTGTTATAAGCCAAGGATTTCTTTCCTGTgctgttttaaagggatagttcacccatgaattactcacccttatgttgttccaaacatttataagttctttcttctgtggaacagaaaagatattttgaaaaatatctcaatgtttgatgtttgtttgttttttttctccatgcagtgaaagtcagtggggtccagcCAGGGTTCTTTTGAAcagtcatacaagtttggaatgacatgagggtgagtacatgatgacagaattttttctttttttgggtaaagtatccctttaatttcGGCTTTATGTGATGAAATCAATGCTGACATGTACTACTTCATATCTAGTTAGTCATCTGGGGCACCACTTGTTGACATGACACCCAGATTCTAAAGTCTCAGTGGCCGCCCCACCACATTCCTCTCTCCACCCCCCACCATTCCTTTTTACCTCATCCGCTAAAAACAACTACTGGAAAACAGAGCGAGTGAGGCAACGAGAAATAGTAATTTGCATGGCAAAAAAATGTTAGTGTACCTCTGTGCTGCAGTTTAGGGTCCGCTGTTGGGTCGGTGTCCTGCACCGGGCATGTGTCCCTGGGCTCGGGCTGCGTGATCGCTGGCTGCTGCTTTCCCACTCGCTGGAGGGGTCTGATCCTGAAGACCCTGAGCTAGAATGTCTCACCCTTCCAGCATGTGTGTGTTGCTGCTGCTGGCCTGAcaagctgtcagtcaataaatgcaCACAATGGATGGGGATTGAGAAGTCCACACACTCAAATGCATTTACATATACAACAAGCTTGACAATCAAGTTCACAGAAATTCCACAATCCCAACAATTATGCAGACTAAACCCTGACTAAATGCTTGGCTTATgagtggtgtgtgtgtttgtggtttGAACATGTTGAAAGGCCAAAAGAAACAGAGGCTGGTCTATCATCCAGCTGTCACATTCCACATATTCTGACCTCTTCAATATGTAAtacacacatactcacacatACAGAGACAAACACTGGCACATAATGAGACTTGGTACAGTTACAAACATATAAAGCAgacaaaagcatcataagcaCACACTTACCGGTCATTATTGGCCCAGGAAGTTGTTTGCTCACTTCCCTGTATAACAGTTAAGAATAAATAAGAGAGCTCTTTAGCTTGGAATCTTCAACTTCATGGTCACTACTAGCATCTTGACCAAAGCAAAAGCCACAGTCCTGCAGTAATGCCAGAAAGGTCACGAGTCTAGTGTATTTTATGACTCAGACTGTTATGACTCATAAACCTGGAGTCCTGGGTAGAGACAGAGAATGAGATACACTCACATACAAGGAGCTGGTGTTGTAGGTTAAATAAACGGAGTCAACTATCCAACTCGCTACATTTTCAATTTCAGCAAACTGCTTCAAGTTCAGCAGCATGAATATGGAGCAGTGGCATTTTTCTCGAGGCAAGAAGGCAGTGCCTCCTAAAAATGTGTGTAACTTGAGGTCATAATTTGTTTTATGAGAACTCCTATAGGGGTTATTAGCAACAAACTTCTGTATTCTGTAAAATAGGCTGCATCACTTCCGGGTGAGAATAACCAATGACAATCACATATGCAGATTGatatctaaatgtttttttaaattatttttcttcttctcactAGCATTCGGATACTAGGTTAGCTGTTTGtttcccttaaagggatagttcacacaaacatgaaaatttgatgtttatctgcttacccccaacacatccaagatgtaggtgactttgtttcttcagcagaacacaaatgatgattttttgtgattattttttttttttattgcagaatAGAACATGGTCAACTTGTGTGTCACAGCTTAACTATATACAAAACCAGGGTTTGCATatgtaagaaataaaataaaacaaatgatgatttttaactcaaaccgttgccgtctgtcagacaaataatgcgagtggatgggaacttctactataagagtaaataaaacttgcatagacaagtccaaattaaaccctgcggctcgtgacgacacattgatgtcctaagacacagtaaaaatataaatactgttcagtttatcgcacaaaccaatcgtttcgtgtcttaggacatcaatgtgtcgtcacgagccgcagggtttaatttggacttgtctatgcaagttttatttactcttatagtagaagttcccatccactcgcattacttgactgacagacggcaacggttggagttaaaaatcatcatttgtgttctgctgaagaaacaaagtcacctacatcttggatgcgttgggggtaagcagataaacatcaaattttcatttttgggtgaactatccctttaaagggttagttcacccaaaaatgaaaattctgtcataaattactcaccctcatgttgttccacacccgtaagaccttcgttcatcttcggaacacaaattaagatatttttgagagaagagaagaaattgttgaataaagtcactatttctgttttgtttttgcgcacaaaaagtattctcgtcaattcataacattaaggttgaaccactgtagtcacatggacaattttaacgatgtctttgctacctttctgggccttgacaaTGGTTATTGTGTTGCAGTCTTTCGTAGGCCAGAAGGctcacagatttcatcaaaaatatcttaatttgtgttccaaagatgaacaaaggtgaAAGTCATGAGagtaattaattaatgacagtaattttcatttttgggtgaactaaccctttaaaagtccATAGATATTGACATCAGTTCATACTACGGTTAACGCTTTCTCTAACAAGTGGATGCTATTGATGTGACATTTGACATAAAGCCTATTGGAGTGAATGTGAGGCAGAAGCAGCTAAATAGTGTAATACAAAAACTgaattcaacattgataataagaaatgtttcttgagcatcaaatcagcatattagagttATTTCAGATGTtaatacaaacataaaatactaTTATAGCATTAGTCATATAATTTTAACCCAAAGACATCAAAGAGGACTTTGCCTCATTGAGCAATGCACAGACTGAGTGAATGGCAAAGTTAGTATTAATACAGTGCTGGCTGCAATGAGAGAGCAATGCAAACAAGTGCCACAGCAGCCAGGTGACTTTTTGTGAATGCATTTATTGtaataaatgaacaaatgactGTGTTCAAAGCTAACCACAAGAATTACTGCTAATAGCAGATGATATCTGCTTTTTAAGCCGATTCCTTGAACAATCTTAACAGGCGCCCTACCTCGTCCTTGTCATCTTCATCACTGCTGAGCTTCAGGTCATCAGCAAGCATGCTGGGAGGGCAAAGGGAGAGTCGAACATGAGAGAATGTCACACTCACTTGACAAGAGAGACTTATTCATTCTGCCAATCTGCAGAACATCTGTGTGTGTACTAAATGTGTGAGTTTGCCTAGAACAGTTTAGCCATATGAGATTGTATCACATTACAAGTTTCAAAGAAAGTCGTCATAAACGCTGCACTCTAATGCTGAACATTGATGTTATTTGACGGTAGTTTCCTTCAGGGCTCTCTCTGACTGTGTTAACCTACTCTGTAATTAGATACTAACTCAGTAAAGTTTATGAGGTCAGTGAAGTTGGTATGGTGTTTAGAGACAGCAGagatataacactggcctaacATTCTACATGAAGCTGGTTTTAAACAGCAGTTGGTCCAAAGTAGTTAAATTCCAGGAagcccaattttttttttacacgctaATATGTACAGACATTCAACACTGAATTTGGTAAAGTCAGTGGTTTATGATCTAATAAAGTTCAAAGGCAGAAGCGGTTTAGGCACAACCTGGTGCTTGGTTACTGAGGACAAATCGGGTGCTGCGCGCTGCACTTACGATTTATGAGGGGCCACGAGTGGACGTGAGGGCATCCTCATAGAGACACCATCCTTCACTGAGAGAGCCACAGGGAGAGAAATACATCAGCGTTATAGAGCAGGATGTAAAAACACTACTATATTAGTACATGTACAGCTGTGAACCATGTATATTTCTAAGTGAACATGAAGCAGTTAA is a genomic window of Chanodichthys erythropterus isolate Z2021 chromosome 14, ASM2448905v1, whole genome shotgun sequence containing:
- the aff3 gene encoding AF4/FMR2 family member 3 isoform X4, with amino-acid sequence MKMTRTSLSGQQQQHTHAGRVRHSSSGSSGSDPSSEWESSSQRSRSPSPGTHARCRTPTQQRTLNCSTETESPPSTQWQLDRWLEKVPKKHQSTDHDPGGQRRSAKSDCGRGPSPGRYWGRDSESRRDYSPCDSPVPSPKFDYSPRNSPRPSPEYSPCPSPGNSLVPSPVPSVCPSPGDSLRGSRSPSPLFQHPPRSPSPNLSSTLVPIQGTYLQVQSPQREIPRHISHPTVASNPAHRPKVRPWVPPDHSSDQRKEFRPKDSRSRDSRAKDSRPCPPQQPHHSKHSSTEKLHKDLTHKPESKNSESTSKQRFNSPSNPITKHSLKQRPRVSPKPQARHSSTTDHSIEHNHRSNEPTGASKHSSTPKSGHSSHLNTLKSSDRGPSSKSRDSSQSEVNSRYSHSSSKSKSFPDTKQSSSKQTSQPHSSPKRRVKLGDNPVPRTGHSLKEPKPREREQEVDSRSKAQGETLVPTGKEQRQRILAEEQVIRRRWVRSSEEEEDEDDRRTEEGERERKRRRRREQETEWKAVQPKQRPHTNSQHHTQQECNGLNLEEQRRKKKRWSNDDISSHPHVIDSSPSPPLSPPSPTPVVKPTRPSSSSSSSSSSSSSSSSESDSESSPPRNVAKVPADSTSNQKTVPKRRHDKQGSGTGALPHGSNLSTPETDKQVRGRHKLYTLVPFGRSEKSPTVAHRGLKKLVVRIDLSLLGRVPSADEITKGQSSSSSLSSGKAKEKTLMKQLHHSDQLPGDGRSKRKAENGDAQRENKRNHSRADKLPPSVHNETEETCADNKQNGCQDDYFYSKRPVSPLSPPSDILELSKPSVKAQHAENYRTPPEKDNDSTAQKTQVQKTQPKVEVECVGVSGHLQPLSGSRGPPPNLPLHYSGTVPISDVSHHAEYYMHEAKRLKHRADAMVDKLGKAVNYVDAALSFMECGKAMEEGPLESKSPYTMYAETVELIRYAMRLKSHAGPGASQEDKQLAVLCFRCLALLYWQMFRLKKDHALKYSKVLLDYFKGSPKGPHKPPWNDAGKGTVPPVSICSVNIMGSHTGSSPSSVISIPHRIHQMAANHLNITNSVLYSYEYWEVADTLAKENKEFFNYLNTLTGPLTLHSSMAHIVQYTRQGLQWIRISANLS
- the aff3 gene encoding AF4/FMR2 family member 3 isoform X2, whose product is MPTIYGSKGKLASVCFMLQHASQDMTQSWPYQQPAGEGSNQHFLYSHSKEGKQPNSRHRHVKDGVSMRMPSRPLVAPHKSMLADDLKLSSDEDDKDEGSEQTTSWANNDRLSGQQQQHTHAGRVRHSSSGSSGSDPSSEWESSSQRSRSPSPGTHARCRTPTQQRTLNCSTETESPPSTQWQLDRWLEKVPKKHQSTDHDPGGQRRSAKSDCGRGPSPGRYWGRDSESRRDYSPCDSPVPSPKFDYSPRNSPRPSPEYSPCPSPGNSLVPSPVPSVCPSPGDSLRGSRSPSPLFQHPPRSPSPNLSSTLVPIQGTYLQVQSPQREIPRHISHPTVASNPAHRPKVRPWVPPDHSSDQRKEFRPKDSRSRDSRAKDSRPCPPQQPHHSKHSSTEKLHKDLTHKPESKNSESTSKQRFNSPSNPITKHSLKQRPRVSPKPQARHSSTTDHSIEHNHRSNEPTGASKHSSTPKSGHSSHLNTLKSSDRGPSSKSRDSSQSEVNSRYSHSSSKSKSFPDTKQSSSKQTSQPHSSPKRRVKLGDNPVPRTGHSLKEPKPREREQEVDSRSKAQGETLVPTGKEQRQRILAEEQVIRRRWVRSSEEEEDEDDRRTEEGERERKRRRRREQETEWKAVQPKQRPHTNSQHHTQQECNGLNLEEQRRKKKRWSNDDISSHPHVIDSSPSPPLSPPSPTPVVKPTRPSSSSSSSSSSSSSSSSESDSESSPPRNVAKVPADSTSNQKTVPKRRHDKQGSGTGALPHGSNLSTPETDKQVRGRHKLYTLVPFGRSEKSPTVAHRGLKKLVVRIDLSLLGRVPSADEITKGQSSSSSLSSGKAKEKTLMKQLHHSDQLPGDGRSKRKAENGDAQRENKRNHSRADKLPPSVHNETEETCADNKQNGCQDDYFYSKRPVSPLSPPSDILELSKPSVKAQHAENYRTPPEKDNDSTAQKTQVQKTQPKVEVECVGVSGHLQPLSGSRGPPPNLPLHYSGTVPISDVSHHAEYYMHEAKRLKHRADAMVDKLGKAVNYVDAALSFMECGKAMEEGPLESKSPYTMYAETVELIRYAMRLKSHAGPGASQEDKQLAVLCFRCLALLYWQMFRLKKDHALKYSKVLLDYFKGSPKGPHKPPWNDAGKGTVPPVSICSVNIMGSHTGSSPSSVISIPHRIHQMAANHLNITNSVLYSYEYWEVADTLAKENKEFFNYLNTLTGPLTLHSSMAHIVQYTRQGLQWIRISANLS
- the aff3 gene encoding AF4/FMR2 family member 3 isoform X1, whose protein sequence is MPTIYGSKGKLASVCFMLQHASQRKESLTNLEIIGDMTQSWPYQQPAGEGSNQHFLYSHSKEGKQPNSRHRHVKDGVSMRMPSRPLVAPHKSMLADDLKLSSDEDDKDEGSEQTTSWANNDRLSGQQQQHTHAGRVRHSSSGSSGSDPSSEWESSSQRSRSPSPGTHARCRTPTQQRTLNCSTETESPPSTQWQLDRWLEKVPKKHQSTDHDPGGQRRSAKSDCGRGPSPGRYWGRDSESRRDYSPCDSPVPSPKFDYSPRNSPRPSPEYSPCPSPGNSLVPSPVPSVCPSPGDSLRGSRSPSPLFQHPPRSPSPNLSSTLVPIQGTYLQVQSPQREIPRHISHPTVASNPAHRPKVRPWVPPDHSSDQRKEFRPKDSRSRDSRAKDSRPCPPQQPHHSKHSSTEKLHKDLTHKPESKNSESTSKQRFNSPSNPITKHSLKQRPRVSPKPQARHSSTTDHSIEHNHRSNEPTGASKHSSTPKSGHSSHLNTLKSSDRGPSSKSRDSSQSEVNSRYSHSSSKSKSFPDTKQSSSKQTSQPHSSPKRRVKLGDNPVPRTGHSLKEPKPREREQEVDSRSKAQGETLVPTGKEQRQRILAEEQVIRRRWVRSSEEEEDEDDRRTEEGERERKRRRRREQETEWKAVQPKQRPHTNSQHHTQQECNGLNLEEQRRKKKRWSNDDISSHPHVIDSSPSPPLSPPSPTPVVKPTRPSSSSSSSSSSSSSSSSESDSESSPPRNVAKVPADSTSNQKTVPKRRHDKQGSGTGALPHGSNLSTPETDKQVRGRHKLYTLVPFGRSEKSPTVAHRGLKKLVVRIDLSLLGRVPSADEITKGQSSSSSLSSGKAKEKTLMKQLHHSDQLPGDGRSKRKAENGDAQRENKRNHSRADKLPPSVHNETEETCADNKQNGCQDDYFYSKRPVSPLSPPSDILELSKPSVKAQHAENYRTPPEKDNDSTAQKTQVQKTQPKVEVECVGVSGHLQPLSGSRGPPPNLPLHYSGTVPISDVSHHAEYYMHEAKRLKHRADAMVDKLGKAVNYVDAALSFMECGKAMEEGPLESKSPYTMYAETVELIRYAMRLKSHAGPGASQEDKQLAVLCFRCLALLYWQMFRLKKDHALKYSKVLLDYFKGSPKGPHKPPWNDAGKGTVPPVSICSVNIMGSHTGSSPSSVISIPHRIHQMAANHLNITNSVLYSYEYWEVADTLAKENKEFFNYLNTLTGPLTLHSSMAHIVQYTRQGLQWIRISANLS
- the aff3 gene encoding AF4/FMR2 family member 3 isoform X3, encoding MTQSWPYQQPAGEGSNQHFLYSHSKEGKQPNSRHRHVKDGVSMRMPSRPLVAPHKSMLADDLKLSSDEDDKDEGSEQTTSWANNDRLSGQQQQHTHAGRVRHSSSGSSGSDPSSEWESSSQRSRSPSPGTHARCRTPTQQRTLNCSTETESPPSTQWQLDRWLEKVPKKHQSTDHDPGGQRRSAKSDCGRGPSPGRYWGRDSESRRDYSPCDSPVPSPKFDYSPRNSPRPSPEYSPCPSPGNSLVPSPVPSVCPSPGDSLRGSRSPSPLFQHPPRSPSPNLSSTLVPIQGTYLQVQSPQREIPRHISHPTVASNPAHRPKVRPWVPPDHSSDQRKEFRPKDSRSRDSRAKDSRPCPPQQPHHSKHSSTEKLHKDLTHKPESKNSESTSKQRFNSPSNPITKHSLKQRPRVSPKPQARHSSTTDHSIEHNHRSNEPTGASKHSSTPKSGHSSHLNTLKSSDRGPSSKSRDSSQSEVNSRYSHSSSKSKSFPDTKQSSSKQTSQPHSSPKRRVKLGDNPVPRTGHSLKEPKPREREQEVDSRSKAQGETLVPTGKEQRQRILAEEQVIRRRWVRSSEEEEDEDDRRTEEGERERKRRRRREQETEWKAVQPKQRPHTNSQHHTQQECNGLNLEEQRRKKKRWSNDDISSHPHVIDSSPSPPLSPPSPTPVVKPTRPSSSSSSSSSSSSSSSSESDSESSPPRNVAKVPADSTSNQKTVPKRRHDKQGSGTGALPHGSNLSTPETDKQVRGRHKLYTLVPFGRSEKSPTVAHRGLKKLVVRIDLSLLGRVPSADEITKGQSSSSSLSSGKAKEKTLMKQLHHSDQLPGDGRSKRKAENGDAQRENKRNHSRADKLPPSVHNETEETCADNKQNGCQDDYFYSKRPVSPLSPPSDILELSKPSVKAQHAENYRTPPEKDNDSTAQKTQVQKTQPKVEVECVGVSGHLQPLSGSRGPPPNLPLHYSGTVPISDVSHHAEYYMHEAKRLKHRADAMVDKLGKAVNYVDAALSFMECGKAMEEGPLESKSPYTMYAETVELIRYAMRLKSHAGPGASQEDKQLAVLCFRCLALLYWQMFRLKKDHALKYSKVLLDYFKGSPKGPHKPPWNDAGKGTVPPVSICSVNIMGSHTGSSPSSVISIPHRIHQMAANHLNITNSVLYSYEYWEVADTLAKENKEFFNYLNTLTGPLTLHSSMAHIVQYTRQGLQWIRISANLS